Proteins encoded within one genomic window of Mesorhizobium sp. B2-1-8:
- a CDS encoding threonine/serine dehydratase, which produces MIGLDDVQAAAERIAPYIRSTPVVKATATRRPLADAEVWMKLESLQPTGSFKARGATNRLLTTPRQELAAGIVTASGGNHGLATARAATIAGVQATVFVPETAEQAKIEKLRAWGAEVRVEGAVWDATSRAALAFARERDAAYFHPFADPQVVAGQGTIGLELIAALPELDVVLVAIGGGGLISGISVALKALKPSIRIIGIEPTGSPTLQASLAAGHVVTLPAVTTRIATMACGRTDERIFGIVRDHVDEIVLVTDEDMLAAARWLWFEFGIAADLSGAAGIAALRSGKLRLPPRARVATLICGAGSNGVGADGQ; this is translated from the coding sequence GTGATCGGCCTCGACGATGTGCAAGCGGCGGCCGAACGCATAGCCCCATACATCAGAAGCACGCCGGTCGTGAAAGCGACGGCGACCCGGCGGCCATTGGCGGATGCCGAAGTCTGGATGAAGCTCGAGTCGCTGCAGCCGACCGGTTCCTTCAAGGCCAGGGGGGCGACCAACCGCCTGCTGACCACGCCCCGGCAAGAGCTCGCCGCCGGCATCGTGACCGCTTCGGGGGGCAATCACGGCCTCGCGACGGCGCGGGCGGCGACGATCGCCGGAGTGCAGGCGACGGTGTTCGTGCCAGAGACGGCCGAGCAGGCGAAGATCGAAAAGCTCCGGGCGTGGGGCGCCGAGGTCCGCGTCGAGGGCGCCGTCTGGGACGCCACCAGCCGTGCGGCCCTGGCGTTCGCCAGGGAGCGCGACGCAGCCTATTTCCACCCCTTTGCCGATCCCCAGGTCGTGGCCGGCCAGGGCACGATCGGGCTTGAGCTCATCGCGGCGCTGCCGGAACTCGACGTCGTGCTGGTCGCTATCGGGGGCGGCGGATTGATCTCCGGTATTTCAGTAGCCCTCAAGGCGCTGAAACCTTCGATCCGTATCATTGGCATCGAGCCCACCGGTTCGCCGACGCTCCAGGCCTCTCTTGCCGCCGGCCATGTGGTCACCCTGCCCGCTGTGACCACCCGCATCGCCACCATGGCTTGCGGACGAACGGACGAGCGCATCTTCGGCATCGTGCGCGATCATGTCGACGAGATCGTCCTGGTGACCGACGAGGACATGCTGGCGGCTGCTCGCTGGCTGTGGTTCGAATTCGGCATCGCGGCCGACCTCAGCGGCGCTGCCGGCATCGCGGCCCTGCGCTCGGGTAAGCTCCGTTTACCGCCGCGCGCAAGGGTCGCGACGCTTATCTGCGGCGCCGGCAGCAACGGCGTCGGCGCGGACGGCCAATGA
- a CDS encoding succinylglutamate desuccinylase/aspartoacylase family protein — protein MKLVSTASTDIEFEKDGKQIGFVNLPLSVHEDAWGVVPIPLTVIKNGKGPTILLQGGNHGDEYEGPIALGELIRDLDPASISGRLIIVPAINLPAVVAGRRTSPVDDLNLNRMFPGDHGGTITAQIAAYISDVLFPMADVFVDLHSGGSSSVNVPSVAIEPAADPAHFKRNIDAVVAFGAPMVVVISNRGDPRTSTATAVRAGLTVVGTELAGGGAVSIEALAVVRRGLRNLLAHFGVLPPGKDGPPSMTRPDIYEITPDAYVLATETGVFEPLHLNGVEVHAGEPAGRIHFLANPGRAPETLYYRADGIVYVRRQPGQVRPGNVCMVVATPYRGQLP, from the coding sequence ATGAAGCTCGTCAGCACGGCCAGCACGGATATCGAATTCGAAAAGGACGGGAAGCAGATCGGCTTCGTCAACCTCCCGCTTTCCGTTCATGAGGATGCCTGGGGCGTCGTGCCGATTCCGCTCACCGTCATCAAGAACGGCAAGGGGCCGACCATCCTGCTGCAGGGTGGCAACCATGGTGACGAATATGAGGGGCCGATCGCGCTCGGCGAGCTGATCCGCGATCTCGATCCGGCCTCGATCTCGGGCCGGCTGATCATCGTGCCGGCGATCAATCTGCCCGCGGTCGTGGCGGGTCGGCGGACCTCGCCGGTCGACGACCTCAATCTCAATCGCATGTTCCCGGGCGATCACGGCGGCACCATCACCGCCCAGATCGCCGCCTACATCAGCGATGTCCTGTTCCCGATGGCCGATGTTTTCGTCGACCTCCATTCCGGCGGTTCATCATCGGTGAACGTGCCGAGCGTCGCCATCGAGCCAGCCGCCGATCCGGCGCATTTCAAGCGCAACATCGATGCGGTGGTGGCGTTCGGCGCGCCCATGGTCGTGGTCATCTCCAACCGCGGCGATCCACGAACCTCGACGGCCACGGCGGTGCGCGCGGGACTGACCGTGGTCGGCACCGAGCTCGCCGGCGGCGGCGCGGTGTCCATCGAGGCGCTGGCGGTCGTTCGGCGAGGCCTGCGCAACCTGCTGGCGCATTTTGGCGTGCTGCCGCCCGGAAAAGATGGGCCGCCCTCCATGACGCGGCCTGACATCTATGAGATCACTCCCGATGCCTACGTGCTTGCCACCGAGACAGGCGTGTTCGAACCGCTGCATCTCAACGGCGTTGAGGTGCATGCCGGCGAGCCGGCCGGGCGCATTCATTTCCTTGCCAATCCCGGCCGCGCCCCCGAAACGCTCTATTACCGGGCCGACGGCATCGTTTACGTCCGCCGCCAGCCGGGCCAGGTCAGGCCCGGCAACGTCTGCATGGTCGTGGCGACGCCCTATCGCGGTCAACTGCCGTGA
- a CDS encoding substrate-binding domain-containing protein: MLRVEGIAGSPLVAEQRTGADKAFAESPDVKVVRGVNGNWTAAVTKTVVLQALATHPGPVDAVWTSGSEARVVAEAFAQAGRPAPVITGSVSGDALGYWKAHPDFKFTGGALLPSWTAQTAVRVGVRMLLGQEPKVSLVEIPVPDVKIGDLGSWYRSCMTADAVSVFPVAPQDPMPEDLMNGYFKKPAPTPEFDYAKTPDPCAQ; this comes from the coding sequence GTGCTGAGGGTCGAGGGCATTGCCGGCAGCCCGCTCGTCGCCGAGCAGCGCACCGGAGCCGACAAGGCGTTCGCGGAATCGCCCGACGTGAAGGTCGTGCGCGGCGTCAACGGCAACTGGACCGCGGCGGTGACCAAGACGGTGGTGCTGCAGGCGCTCGCCACCCATCCGGGTCCGGTCGACGCCGTGTGGACCTCGGGCAGCGAGGCGCGCGTCGTGGCCGAGGCTTTCGCGCAAGCAGGCCGGCCGGCGCCCGTCATTACCGGCAGCGTTTCGGGCGATGCGCTCGGCTACTGGAAAGCGCACCCAGACTTCAAGTTCACCGGCGGCGCGCTGTTGCCGTCATGGACCGCGCAGACGGCCGTGCGCGTCGGCGTGCGGATGCTGCTGGGCCAGGAGCCCAAGGTGAGCCTGGTGGAAATCCCGGTCCCCGACGTCAAGATCGGCGACCTCGGTTCATGGTACCGCTCATGCATGACGGCTGATGCCGTGTCGGTCTTCCCGGTCGCGCCGCAGGATCCGATGCCGGAGGACCTGATGAACGGGTATTTCAAGAAGCCGGCGCCGACCCCGGAATTCGACTACGCCAAGACGCCGGATCCCTGCGCTCAGTAA